The Bacillaceae bacterium IKA-2 DNA window AGGCACGTTTTCCTTGTTCATCAAGGTTTAGTTCTTTAAGTTCACGATAAAGATGATAGCAGTCTCTTGTCACTGTTTCTGCTGTAGTAATTGTTTTCTTAAGCTGAATTGTTTCGACATAAAGGTTTGAGACGATAAGTAAGATTTGTTCATTTTTTTCACGTTGTTCTTTTTCTTGAATTTTCAAATCATGATACATAATGATCGTAAAAAATCCCATTACGAAAAAGCTGCGAATAACCGCAATAACCAGTATCGTGAAAAATCCAAGCAAGGAAATAGCTATATCGGTAAAGATGTACCGGAAAGTAATCTCGATCATACTAGAAATTACTTCTAGACCACATGCGGATAAGCCGATTAATAGAGGAGCTTGATAATATTTGCGGATATTTAGTATCGTGAAAATCCAACCATAGCTAAAGTAGTAGAAAAATACGGCAGCGTGTGCAGCGAGAGCTAGCTGTATATCGATACCGGCGATAAGATCTAAGATAACTCTAAACGAGACGACAACAAGTCCTACCAATATTCCAGAAAATCTTGGAGGGAGCTGCCGGAAGTATAATAGGAAGAATAAAAAAACAGGTGTGCCAAAGCTGATCCGAAATGAACCTGTAAAAGGATAAAATTGAATTTCACCTGCAATAGGAACAATCGTAAGCATGGCAATGATTATTAGCCATTTATTGTTTTTTATGTGTGCGATATAAATCAGCTCCCACCCAATCATAATGGTTACTAGTTTGTTTGTAAATTAGACAAGAGTTACTTTGCATTAGATTCTGTTAGTTTTAGTAGCTTATCAATAAAATGAAGTTAAGAGAAAGAGGGAGAATAAAAACAAAGTTTACGTTTTTAAATAGCTATTATATATTATAATCCATCTTGCTCAGTTTTTCACTAAGAAGTTCTACTATCTAGGCAAAGTTATTTGAACAGGTAATTAACAAGTTTCATCATTTATTCTAACAAATTTTGAGGAGGGATTTACATGTTACAATTTTGGATCCAGTTTGCAATTCTTTTATCATGTATTTTTGTAGGAGCCCGAATGGGTGGTATCGGTCTTGGTGTAATGGGAGGCGTCGGGCTAGCAGTTTTAATTTTCATGTTTGGTTTGCAGCCAACTGCTCCGCCAGTCGATGTTATCTTCATGATCTTAGCAGTAATAACTGCTGCTGGAACGTTGCAAGCATCAGGAGGAATGAACCATCTTGTGTTTTGGGCTGAGAAAGCACTTCGGAAAAATCCGAAGAACATTACTTTTATGGCACCAATAGTTACCTATATATTTACTTTTTTTGCAGGAACAGGCCATGTTGCTTATTCGGTTTTGCCAGTAATTGCCGAAGTAGCTAAGGAAGCGAAAGTTCGTCCTGAACGGCCAATGGGAATTGCAGTTATTGCTTCACAGCAAGCGATTACAGCAAGCCCGATTTCAGCCGCAACAGTTACGTTACTTGCTCTATTATCGCCGTTCGATATTACCTTAATGCAAATTTTATTAATTACGATACCAGCAACATTTTTAGGATGTATGATAGCGGCCTTTGTTTCTAGCAAGAGGGGCGTAGAATTAGAGAATGATCCAATTTATTTAGATCGTTTAGAAAAAGGTCTTGTCACAATTAGAGAAGATAAAAAAGATTATGTACCGACGCTAGGTGGGAGATTATCAGTTTATCTATTCTTATTTGCTGCTTTCTTAGTTGTCCTGATGGGTTCATTTAAAGGGCTTCGTCCTTCATGGATGATTGATGGCGAGCTAGTTATTATGTCAATGCCATATACAATCCAAATTGTTATGTTAACTATTACAGCTCTAATGATCGTGTTATGTAAGCCAGTAGTAGAAGAAATTGTTAGCGGAAGTGTCTTTAAAGCAGGTGCAACTGCTGTTGTAGCAATTTTTGGAATTGCCTGGATGGGAAGCACTTTCTTTCAAGGAAACATGGAATTTATTCAAGGCTCAATTAGTGATTTAGTGATGATGGCACCATGGTTGTTCGCTCTTGCCTTGTTTGCTCTATCAATCTTACTTTATAGTCAAGCAGCCACAGTTGTCTCACTGGTTCCGCTTGGAATTACCTTAGGTATTTCACCTGCACTATTAATTGCAATGTTTCCAGCTGTAAATGGATATTTCTTTTTCCCGAACTACGGAACAGTTGTTGCTGCAATTAACTTTGATACAACAGGTACAACACGTATTGGTAAATTTGTCATTAACCATAGTTTTATGATACCAGGTCTTATTTCCACAATAAGCGCTGTCATTATTGGAGTGCTTTTGTCAACAATTGTTTTGTAATTAGTTAATAATTGTAAATACCTGACTGAATTTCATAATCCAGATTCTGTGCCACTAAGATAAACATCTAGTTGAATTAAAAAGTTTTCAACAAAGTTGAAATGAACCGTTTTCAACTTTGTAGCTTGATGTGGCTAGTTTATTGGTGTTATGAAATTCATTCACCTTAGAAAGAAGGAGTAAAACATGGAAAAAAATGAAGAGTACCGTATTGAAAAAGATTTTATTGGTGAAAAAATGGTTCCGAAAAATGCCTATTATGGCATTCAAACGTTACGTGCAGTGGAGAATTTTCCGATTAGTGGTTATTCACTAGATTCTGAATTAATTCGTGCATTGGGTATGGTGAAAAAAGCAGCAGCACTTGCTAATCAATCAACAGGCCAACTATCACCAAGACTCGCAAATGTGATTATCAATGCGTCAGAAGAAATTATCGATCGTAAGCTTCATGATCAATTCATCGTTGACCCAATTCAAGGTG harbors:
- a CDS encoding ATP-binding protein, whose translation is MIGWELIYIAHIKNNKWLIIIAMLTIVPIAGEIQFYPFTGSFRISFGTPVFLFFLLYFRQLPPRFSGILVGLVVVSFRVILDLIAGIDIQLALAAHAAVFFYYFSYGWIFTILNIRKYYQAPLLIGLSACGLEVISSMIEITFRYIFTDIAISLLGFFTILVIAVIRSFFVMGFFTIIMYHDLKIQEKEQREKNEQILLIVSNLYVETIQLKKTITTAETVTRDCYHLYRELKELNLDEQGKRALKISGDIHECKKDNQRIYAGLSRLMQNQNPTDDLEIDEIMTMIVNTNEKYASHLGKKIEFKIDIKGKHTRYQAYFVLSILNNLVANSVEAIKIEGIIFLRSIVSPETDKITFFVIDNGPGIQTKKNEIIFTPGYTSKYNLDGIPSNGIGLSYVKGAIEDGGGTIQLIESIPDEATIFKIEVPIQACVNKGDEN
- a CDS encoding anaerobic C4-dicarboxylate transporter, with the protein product MLQFWIQFAILLSCIFVGARMGGIGLGVMGGVGLAVLIFMFGLQPTAPPVDVIFMILAVITAAGTLQASGGMNHLVFWAEKALRKNPKNITFMAPIVTYIFTFFAGTGHVAYSVLPVIAEVAKEAKVRPERPMGIAVIASQQAITASPISAATVTLLALLSPFDITLMQILLITIPATFLGCMIAAFVSSKRGVELENDPIYLDRLEKGLVTIREDKKDYVPTLGGRLSVYLFLFAAFLVVLMGSFKGLRPSWMIDGELVIMSMPYTIQIVMLTITALMIVLCKPVVEEIVSGSVFKAGATAVVAIFGIAWMGSTFFQGNMEFIQGSISDLVMMAPWLFALALFALSILLYSQAATVVSLVPLGITLGISPALLIAMFPAVNGYFFFPNYGTVVAAINFDTTGTTRIGKFVINHSFMIPGLISTISAVIIGVLLSTIVL